The Fusobacterium sp. JB019 genome includes a window with the following:
- a CDS encoding DUF896 domain-containing protein, with translation MEMKDIVVKVNYFANLSKKRTLTEEELSERNKYRKLYMEKFRAQVKGHLDRIKIVDDKENLN, from the coding sequence ATGGAAATGAAAGATATAGTTGTAAAGGTAAATTATTTTGCTAATTTATCAAAAAAAAGGACTTTGACAGAAGAGGAGTTATCTGAAAGAAATAAATATAGAAAGCTTTATATGGAAAAATTCAGAGCTCAAGTTAAGGGACATTTAGATAGAATAAAAATAGTAGACGATAAAGAGAACTTAAATTAA